In Paroedura picta isolate Pp20150507F chromosome 6, Ppicta_v3.0, whole genome shotgun sequence, one genomic interval encodes:
- the GTPBP8 gene encoding GTP-binding protein 8, whose protein sequence is MVQLTKARMLQIINCLLQRNVARDRTQTKYASFSEVLQLEEKQYTGIVSPLQELAKYMAPGVNTSCFHIFSPNQKDIKTAEAFFIPSQKHIIDYFISAVRMDHVPQLSQPEVCFLGRSNVGKSSLIKALFALAPDIEVKVSKHPGHTKKMNFFKVGKVFTMVDMPGYGYRAPKDFAEMVEPYLIQRKNLKRIFLLVDGIIGIQPEDHIAIEMLEEFGTPYVLVLTKIDTASKTVMAKNVIQIHDFIQKNTQGCFPQVFPVSSVYYSGIHMLRCFIAHVAGSFHLSS, encoded by the exons ATGGTCCAGTTAACAAAAGCACGGATGCTTCAGATAATTAACTGTCTACTGCAGAGAAATGTGGCCAGAGACCGTACCCAAACTAAGTATGCTTCATTTTCAGAAGTTCTGCAGTTAGAGGAGAAGCAGTACACAGGAATTGTCTCCCCTCTCCAAGAGCTGGCTAAATATATGGCCCCTGGTGTGAACACTTCATGTTTTCATATTTTCAGTCCTAATCAGAAGGACATCAAGACAGCAGAGGCATTCTTCATTCCATCACAGAAGCACATCATTGACTATTTTATTTCTGCTGTCCGGATGGATCACGTCCCACAATTGTCACAGCCTGAG GTTTGCTTTTTAGGAAGAAGCAATGTTGGAAAGTCTTCCTTAATCAAAGCCTTGTTTGCATTGGCTCCAGACATTGAAGTTAAAGTTTCAAAACATCCA GGTCATACAAAGAAAATGAATTTCTTCAAAGTGGGAAAAGTATTTACAATGGTGGATATGCCGGGTTATGGCTACAGGGCACCCAAAGATTTTGCAGAGATGGTGGAACCTTATTTAATCCAGCGCAAGAA TCTGAAACGTATTTTCTTGTTAGTGGATGGCATAATAGGAATTCAGCCAGAAGACCACATTGCTATAGAAatgttggaagaatttgggaCTCCTTATGTT CTTGTATTAACAAAAATAGACACAGCATCAAAAACCGTCATGGCAAAAAATGTGATACAAATCCATGATTTCATACAGAAGAATACACAAGGGTGCTTTCCTCAAGTCTTTCCAGTCAG TTCTGTATACTATTCCGGAATCCATATGCTGAGATGCTTTATAGCTCACGTAGCTGGAAGTTTTCACTTATCTTCATGA